In Chitinophaga nivalis, a single genomic region encodes these proteins:
- a CDS encoding terpene synthase family protein has product MTKIQFPRIKYPFSSSVNQHVLEAQEHITTWAKSFDLLQSEKAINRFNKSKFAWLAARAFPDAALHELCLIADFNTWLFILDDQCDEAETGKKTAYLKSIMAGLMDILYSNKKVTLADGGPLPAALSCIWERMRALGSPAWRLRFVRSMDDYFTSCLWEAENREAGVVPSVTDYVKMRPFTGALFADVVAIDIIEKIYLPEELLEHALLKRMILACNNIVCWSNDLFSCDKESIQGDVHNLVLVLQHAHQYTLQEAVEEAVRMHNEELAIFLTLEKLLPLTGSETDYELLRYVAVLRSWISGNFDWSLKDTKRYGAMMKEEAAV; this is encoded by the coding sequence ATGACAAAGATCCAATTTCCACGGATTAAGTATCCGTTTTCCTCCAGCGTTAATCAACATGTATTGGAAGCGCAAGAACACATCACAACGTGGGCTAAATCGTTTGATCTGTTGCAATCGGAAAAAGCCATCAACCGGTTCAACAAATCCAAATTTGCCTGGCTGGCTGCCAGGGCTTTCCCGGATGCGGCTTTACACGAGTTGTGCCTGATTGCTGATTTCAATACCTGGTTGTTTATATTGGATGATCAATGCGATGAAGCGGAGACCGGTAAAAAAACGGCTTATTTAAAGAGTATTATGGCAGGATTGATGGACATCCTGTACTCGAACAAAAAAGTAACCCTGGCAGATGGAGGCCCGTTGCCGGCCGCGCTGAGCTGTATCTGGGAACGGATGCGCGCCCTGGGTTCTCCTGCCTGGCGGCTTAGGTTTGTCCGCAGTATGGATGATTATTTTACTTCCTGCCTGTGGGAGGCCGAAAACAGGGAAGCCGGCGTAGTACCTTCCGTTACCGACTATGTAAAGATGCGTCCTTTCACCGGGGCATTATTTGCCGACGTGGTGGCCATCGATATCATAGAGAAAATTTATCTGCCGGAAGAATTACTGGAGCATGCCTTGTTGAAGCGAATGATATTGGCCTGCAACAATATCGTTTGCTGGTCCAACGACCTGTTTTCCTGTGATAAGGAAAGTATACAGGGCGATGTACACAACCTGGTGCTGGTATTGCAACATGCGCACCAATACACCCTGCAGGAGGCCGTAGAAGAAGCCGTACGTATGCACAACGAAGAACTGGCCATTTTCCTGACCCTGGAAAAACTGTTGCCATTAACCGGTAGCGAAACCGACTATGAATTACTGCGTTATGTAGCGGTATTACGCTCCTGGATCTCGGGTAACTTTGACTGGAGTCTGAAAGACACCAAACGTTATGGTGCCATGATGAAAGAAGAAGCCGCGGTGTGA
- a CDS encoding GAF domain-containing protein — protein MAEDLQIAQGDKTAQYTSLIPQIKGLLEGEPDLVANLANVAAALKEQFNWFWVGFYVVKASELVLGPFQGPVACTRIRKGKGVCGTSWEQATTLIVPDVAAFPGHIACSSLSQSEIVVPLIRNGIVQAVLDVDSEHLAHFDETDKKYLEEIVALINI, from the coding sequence ATGGCAGAAGACTTACAAATTGCACAAGGCGATAAAACCGCACAATATACTTCCCTGATTCCGCAGATTAAAGGACTGCTGGAAGGAGAACCGGATCTGGTAGCTAATCTGGCGAATGTGGCTGCAGCATTAAAAGAGCAGTTTAACTGGTTCTGGGTAGGGTTTTACGTGGTAAAAGCATCAGAGCTGGTACTCGGTCCTTTCCAGGGACCCGTAGCGTGTACCCGTATCCGTAAAGGCAAAGGCGTTTGCGGCACCAGCTGGGAGCAGGCTACTACCCTGATTGTACCGGATGTAGCGGCCTTTCCGGGACACATTGCCTGCAGCAGCCTTTCCCAATCTGAAATTGTGGTACCGCTGATCCGCAACGGCATAGTACAAGCAGTGCTGGACGTAGACAGTGAGCACCTCGCCCACTTCGATGAAACCGATAAAAAATATCTGGAAGAGATTGTCGCCCTGATTAACATTTAA
- the idi gene encoding isopentenyl-diphosphate Delta-isomerase, giving the protein MKPEVILVNELDEAVGAMEKMEAHLKGILHRAFSVFIVNDAGEMLLQQRALDKYHSGGLWTNACCSHPSPGETTVAAAHRRLQEEMGFDCELREIFSFTYKTVFDNGLTEHEYDHVFLGTYNSAIIPDRTEVHDYRYIPAGLIPDLIAKDPTRFTSWFQRALPMVLPYLRTKSDTSEV; this is encoded by the coding sequence ATGAAACCTGAAGTGATTTTAGTAAACGAATTGGATGAAGCAGTAGGTGCTATGGAGAAGATGGAAGCCCATCTCAAGGGCATATTACACCGGGCATTTTCGGTATTCATTGTGAATGATGCCGGGGAGATGTTATTGCAGCAACGGGCGCTGGATAAATACCATTCCGGTGGCCTGTGGACAAATGCCTGCTGTAGTCATCCTTCACCGGGAGAAACAACAGTAGCGGCTGCTCACAGACGGTTGCAGGAAGAAATGGGATTTGATTGTGAGCTTCGGGAAATCTTTTCTTTTACCTACAAGACCGTATTTGATAACGGACTTACGGAACATGAGTATGACCACGTATTTTTAGGTACTTATAATAGCGCTATAATCCCCGACAGGACAGAAGTACACGACTATCGCTATATACCCGCCGGTCTGATACCGGATTTGATTGCAAAAGACCCAACCCGCTTTACCAGCTGGTTTCAGCGTGCATTACCGATGGTGTTACCCTATCTGCGTACAAAGTCCGATACATCGGAAGTATAG
- a CDS encoding TMEM175 family protein — protein MSMSVIKESKPAHREFELERLILFSDAVFAIAITLLIIEIKLPHIPANTPVANYGEIFKPLIGEFIAFAASFMFIGNFWVRHLQLCRFLQNYNEGLIIRNLLFLFFIVAFPFSASAMMEVSVHFMLPLFIYLCNLAGCMATLFLLSYYIFQRNPNLTIPGHATEKELLYQRYKYNFLTMATGFTVIAMVYFMFPENLMYQRISYFIIPVLALFNHFRIKIKKRNTLRLVHKGDKNN, from the coding sequence ATGTCAATGTCTGTTATCAAGGAATCCAAACCCGCTCACAGGGAATTTGAACTGGAACGACTCATATTATTCAGCGATGCGGTATTTGCGATCGCCATTACCTTACTGATCATTGAAATTAAACTGCCTCATATCCCAGCCAATACGCCGGTTGCCAATTACGGGGAGATTTTTAAACCACTGATAGGAGAATTTATTGCCTTTGCAGCCAGTTTTATGTTTATCGGTAATTTCTGGGTACGGCATTTACAACTGTGCCGCTTTCTCCAAAATTACAACGAAGGATTGATTATCCGTAATCTGCTTTTTCTGTTTTTTATTGTGGCCTTCCCTTTTTCTGCTTCTGCCATGATGGAGGTGTCCGTACATTTCATGCTGCCCCTGTTCATTTACCTGTGTAACCTGGCGGGTTGTATGGCTACCCTGTTTTTACTTTCCTATTATATTTTTCAACGGAATCCGAACCTGACGATTCCGGGACATGCAACAGAAAAAGAGTTGCTGTACCAACGTTACAAGTATAATTTTCTGACTATGGCCACCGGATTTACGGTGATTGCCATGGTGTATTTTATGTTTCCTGAAAACCTGATGTACCAGCGGATCAGCTACTTCATTATTCCTGTACTGGCTTTATTCAACCATTTTCGTATCAAAATCAAAAAGCGCAATACCCTTCGCCTGGTACACAAGGGTGATAAAAATAATTAG
- a CDS encoding TolC family protein produces MSGISSVYGQVDTTLPGTYAFNLEECVQYGLAHQRDVVNARLDINFSREQVKEATGKLLPHADINASFTDNMKLATSLIPDIAGGDFNRKIPVQFGTRFASAVTGQVNQTLFNSDYFLGLKAARVYGGLAEKTYNRTAIDTRVAITKAYYAVLTNEENIRLAKSTMEQLKKTLSDTRARYDVGVAERIDVDRITVSYNNIITDIATQIRVLVYTVQLLKFQMGMPQQSKLELKESIQDLNVTALAITDTTYRVQDRVEYNIQLTQIALNELSLKSKRMGYLPSLSAYVNYGFNYFSTKFGDLYKTGFGASALGVTLAWPIFTGTERLHQIRQNRITLEKSHNDLSYLSEQISLEVTNANTAYQNYRAQYLTQKTNMELTQGIYDRIVMKFEQGVATSLDVTSAEKDLKDAQVEYVKAMLNTLTSKTDLDKAMGRIR; encoded by the coding sequence TTGTCTGGAATATCAAGCGTTTACGGGCAGGTAGACACAACGCTGCCCGGAACTTATGCCTTCAACCTGGAAGAATGTGTACAATACGGACTCGCCCACCAGCGCGATGTAGTGAATGCCCGGCTGGATATCAACTTTTCGAGGGAACAGGTAAAAGAAGCGACCGGCAAGCTGCTGCCACATGCCGACATCAACGCCAGTTTTACAGATAATATGAAGCTGGCCACTTCCCTGATCCCCGATATTGCCGGCGGTGACTTCAACCGTAAAATTCCTGTACAGTTTGGTACCCGCTTCGCTTCCGCAGTAACCGGACAGGTAAACCAGACGCTCTTTAACAGCGATTACTTCCTCGGACTGAAAGCAGCGCGCGTGTATGGCGGTCTGGCCGAAAAAACCTACAACCGCACCGCTATCGATACCAGGGTAGCCATTACCAAGGCTTACTACGCTGTATTGACCAATGAGGAAAATATCCGCCTGGCGAAATCCACCATGGAACAATTAAAGAAAACCCTTTCAGATACCCGGGCCAGGTATGACGTGGGCGTAGCAGAAAGAATTGATGTAGACAGGATCACCGTTTCCTACAATAATATCATCACCGACATTGCCACCCAGATCCGGGTACTCGTATATACGGTGCAGTTATTGAAATTCCAGATGGGCATGCCGCAGCAAAGTAAGCTGGAGCTGAAAGAATCAATCCAGGACCTCAATGTAACGGCACTTGCCATAACAGATACTACCTACCGGGTGCAGGACCGGGTGGAATACAATATACAACTCACCCAGATTGCCCTGAATGAATTGAGCCTGAAAAGTAAAAGGATGGGGTACCTCCCTTCCTTATCGGCGTACGTGAATTATGGCTTCAATTATTTCTCTACTAAGTTCGGCGACCTGTATAAAACCGGTTTTGGAGCATCCGCCCTCGGGGTAACCCTCGCATGGCCTATTTTCACCGGTACAGAAAGATTACATCAGATCCGGCAAAACCGGATCACCCTGGAAAAGTCACACAATGACCTAAGTTATCTGTCGGAACAAATCAGCCTGGAGGTAACCAATGCCAATACTGCCTATCAGAACTACCGCGCGCAGTACCTGACACAGAAAACCAATATGGAATTAACCCAGGGCATTTATGACCGCATTGTTATGAAGTTTGAACAGGGAGTAGCTACCAGCCTGGATGTTACGTCGGCAGAGAAAGACCTGAAAGACGCACAGGTGGAGTATGTGAAAGCGATGCTCAATACCCTGACCAGCAAAACAGACCTGGATAAGGCAATGGGCAGAATCAGATAA
- a CDS encoding efflux RND transporter periplasmic adaptor subunit has translation MHLRNYKRTFYAAGLVLCVACGNSKKQQQAAMMAGKMKATVVAAEVVPTSYTVVEKFPATLMAQDIVQLRSDVTGFLEGIRVKDGSRVSKGQILYEIDKSRYSAAYGQVAATQQQAEADLAQKQRDYERYKTLLDHDAISKQTVDQAYTAVLTSKANLAAAKASVARAGTDVNHALLRAPLSGRIGIVQIKVGDIVNAGQTLINTIVNERPIYADIDIPQARLPEFIRIEGGKTENRFYIQFGNGERYAETGKILTINNIVDQQTGTIRVRLVFQNQDETLKSGMSCVIIMQYATPATQLAIPAKAIIQNLSETSVYTLTKDNVVKPADIVPGAVTDTMLLITSGLKAGDRVVVDGIQKIKPGDTVNVAGAAAGKQ, from the coding sequence ATGCATCTAAGAAATTACAAGCGGACCTTTTATGCAGCAGGACTGGTATTATGTGTTGCCTGTGGAAACAGCAAAAAACAACAGCAGGCAGCAATGATGGCAGGCAAAATGAAAGCAACGGTAGTGGCAGCAGAAGTCGTTCCCACTTCCTATACAGTGGTGGAAAAATTTCCGGCTACCCTGATGGCCCAGGATATCGTGCAACTGCGGTCGGATGTTACCGGTTTCCTGGAAGGCATCCGGGTGAAAGATGGCAGCAGGGTAAGCAAAGGACAAATATTATATGAGATAGATAAGAGCCGTTACTCCGCGGCATACGGACAGGTAGCTGCTACCCAGCAACAGGCAGAAGCCGACCTGGCCCAGAAACAACGCGACTACGAACGGTATAAAACCCTGCTGGATCACGATGCGATTTCCAAACAAACCGTAGACCAGGCCTATACTGCCGTACTCACCTCCAAAGCTAATCTGGCAGCCGCCAAAGCTTCGGTAGCCAGAGCCGGTACGGATGTGAACCATGCACTCCTGCGCGCGCCGCTCTCCGGCAGAATAGGCATCGTGCAAATCAAAGTAGGAGATATCGTAAATGCCGGTCAGACACTGATCAATACCATCGTCAACGAACGGCCCATTTATGCTGATATTGATATCCCACAGGCACGGCTACCCGAATTTATCCGCATAGAAGGCGGTAAAACGGAGAACCGGTTTTATATACAGTTTGGCAACGGAGAACGCTATGCAGAAACCGGTAAAATACTGACCATTAATAATATTGTAGATCAGCAAACCGGTACCATCCGGGTAAGGCTGGTGTTTCAGAACCAGGATGAAACATTGAAATCGGGTATGAGCTGTGTGATTATCATGCAGTATGCCACACCTGCCACCCAGCTGGCTATTCCGGCAAAAGCCATTATCCAGAACCTCTCTGAAACCAGCGTTTATACGTTAACGAAAGACAATGTGGTAAAACCCGCAGATATTGTGCCCGGCGCAGTAACGGATACCATGCTGCTGATTACCAGCGGCCTCAAGGCAGGAGATAGGGTAGTAGTGGATGGCATTCAGAAGATTAAACCAGGAGATACGGTGAATGTGGCAGGAGCTGCCGCAGGCAAACAATAA